The Delphinus delphis chromosome 11, mDelDel1.2, whole genome shotgun sequence DNA segment GGTTTTCTGCATCTCCATTATTTCAGATACTGCTTTCAGCATATCATCTTCCATATTAAACATCTGAAGAGTCAAGTCTTCCATCTTCTTTTCTGTCCCTATCAGATCCTGAGAGACTCTGAGAACAGAGCGAATAGCACTTTCAATTGTTGGCAAATGTGTCTTGCATTCTTCAGCTTTGGGTTCGTAGCTGGAAAGTTTATTAGTCAGGTCTTCATCTCTGGCAAAGAGAGCATGCTGTTCCTCCTCTAACTTTTCAAGTGCTTCTGTGTCGGAGCCAAGCTGCTCTTCTACTCGCAGAAGATCCTCTTCTTCTTGTCTTTTTATAGTTCTAATATTTCTTAGTGTGCTATCTTCCAAATCTTTTAGCCTTTCAGTGagcaattttatttcttgttcagcTGAGTTAATTTGGACAGTAACTTGAGAATGTATATGTTTTGATTCTGATTTGAAAATGTCTGTATTaacattcatttcttctaggcttCTCTTCCAGAAATCTGTAACGTTCTGGAATTTCTCATTAAGGCTTTGCATCTTTTGAGTGAGCATCTCTTCACTATTCTGAATGTCATGCATGATACTTTGGAGGCTGGATACTTCCTGCTCAAACTGGGTCACCAAAGACATGGACGATGTAGCTTCCTGCAGGATACTTTCAGTAGCTGCAAGCTGCATTTATAACACAAAACAATTCCCAAGGCTACTTAATAACTTTTATATTAGGGAAACATACTTTAACAATCACTTGCCAAGTTCAAATTCTGAAGATGTCTAAAATATCCAAATACATAAGAATCATACAGACAAAAACAATTGTTACATATTTAAGctgttaaaaatatgttttaaacacATTTAATAGATTAGCACTATGGTAGAAAAATATGGTTGTCCCTCATCCCTAGGTATCCACCTGTGAGGCACTGGTAttcctgtggataccaaaatccatgggtGCTCAAGTCCCTCATGTAATATTTGGATGGGggacccacagatacagagggccaactgtatacaCCTGAACTTATAATCCTAAATATTTGTGCATTTTCATGGAGggatattcaaaagaaaaataatgttaaagaAGCCTGAAGTATatcacatttccttctttttttattccaatGGAAAGCAACTTGGTTGTCATTTTAATAGTTATTTGGCTTTTTAGAAACTGACTTAGTTATAAAATTTGTTAACTTTCCTAAGTTCTATGATTCTGGAAGACTTtctgcctgaaaaaaaaatttgttgactGACCTCTTGCAGAAAAGGTACCAGAATCAGATCTTATAACTATCACAAAGgcaaaaagtgaataaaaaatcAGTTTACAGAGACAACTGATGTCAAACAGTAAAGTGTTCTAAGTATCTATAAATTATGGTAAGCTCCTAGCATCTCCTAAGTCTAGAATATAGAAGGACCAGGGTGTGGACCTCTTTCTTAGCCTATACTCACACAAAGATAACAGCCTTAGAGACTATAGGAAGGCCTAGAAATGATCGTTAATTTATCAAATGTTTGCAGCATTATGTTGAAGACATAATACTGTACAAGACACAGTTCTGCCCTTAAGCAGCTTAGTTTACTTGGGGAGAAAGCGAAGTCTACATGCGCTGTGACAGGGAAAGCTATGGAAGCACTTACATAGGGCATCCAAACCGAACTTCGATGATCAAGGAAAATACTATAGAAATATTATCTAACAGCTGCTTCTAGTTACTTCCTCTAAATCATCCTACACACTACAGCCagatttgaagttttaaaaactgcTATGTACACCATGGTAGAACATTAAAAACCCCTTAACGTTTCCTAACACTTCTAGGAGGAAGTCCCAAATTCCATAACTTCTCTATATGTTAGCCTTCCTTCTTTGTCTAGCTAAGTTCTGTCCTTCCTTCAAGGCTCAGACCAGGTCTCAGGTTTTCAGTGCAGCATTCTTCCATGACCCTAGCCATGAGAGCCTGAACTCCTGTAGAATCTATCATATTACATATTTGCCACTTATTTGGCATTTAGCGCATATAATTCAAGAATTCTTGAGTGTTCGCTCTGTGCCAGACCTTGTGCTAGAcactggatataaaaacaaagatacaGTATAGTCCCTATACTGATGAATTAGCCAGGAGAAGCTATGAGAGCTTCTAAATTCCTTAGGGGAAGAGACCATGTTTTATGCCTTTTTGTAGTCCCCGTATCTCAGGGTATAAAGAACATGTTTCTTGATATTTAGGAAGAAGAATGGCCAGAAGCCTCCTGGGTCCACCCCAATCAGGACCTGAAGCAGTTCCAGGTGATAGCTGGGAACAATGCATAACAGTATCACTCTGAAaccttgtttaaaaattatttttaatgtatacatgtagctATAATACAATCTCCTTTAAAAACACCAACTATGAGAAATACTTGTACATTGGTAATAGTGTTATGTTTAGTTGTCTTATTAGCAGCATCTTGCAGAGACAAGCTTATCTTAGTCCAAGGTAATTCCTTGTTTAGGCTGTTCACCAGAGCATCACTATAACCTGGAGGCAGTATAACCCAGGAGACTCCAATTATAAGATCAACTTTTCAGGATAACAAAGGTCTCAAGACttaatctgcaaacaataagtgACTAGCACACCACAATAGCTAGCATTTATGGGCTGCCATTATAGTctaatagtttttcattttttacaaaagTTAATATCTTAAATTTATTACTGCTTGGAAGTTTTCAAAGAGCTTGCATATATATTGTATCTCATCTGATCCTTACACAAATCTTGATATTctcatttaataaatgatgaaATAGAGGCCAAGAGAAGTTAAAGTGAtttttccaaagtcacacagttatgATGAGAGCCCATGTCTAGTTGTTTTCCCCTCCTACTGCATTAAGCTGGCCTTTAGGGCCAGCTTTGTAAAGAGTCAGCTATTGTTAAACTACTCCTAGGGCAGACTGGGAGAGAACGAACTATGTGAAGACAATATTTCTTGGATCCTAGGATGATATTTTAAATACCTGCTTcaaaggcatttatttatttacttttaattgaagtatagttgattaacaatcttatattagtttcaagtgtacaacatagatttacagattatactccatttaaagttattgcaAACAAATGGCTATATTTGCCTGTGCCATAAAATACATCCTTGTTGCTTACAAAAGCATTTTTGTAATCTACATgagttttattaaaaacattgcCCATTATAAAATTGGCCACGTAgtggaaagtaagaaaaaaatgaatatttaaatttatgcATGGAGAAGCCCTTAGGTTTACATTCTCAGTCTACCAAACTGTAGATTTAATACAAAAAATTTAGgacacggacttccctggtggcacagtggtcgagaatccacctgccaatgcaggggacacgggtttgagccctggtctgggaagatcccacatgccgcggagcaactaagcccgtgagccacaactactgagcctgtgctctagagcccgccagccacaactactgagcccgtgtgccacaactactgaagcccactcgcctagagcctgagctccgcaacaagaagccaccacagtgagaagctcgcgcaccacaacgaagagtagcccccattagcagcaactagagaaaagcctgcgcacagcaacaaacgcccaacgcagccaaaaataaataaattaaaaaaaaccccttaGGGCAGTATTCCACCTTACAGCTGCTTAGGAGTAATTAGATATTAGAAGAGGGAGACTAGAGGGCTACTGGGGAGAGATACTGAGAGTGATAGCCGACAGGCCAGGCTCTAATCTCCTGTAATATTTGACTTCAAATTCTAATCATATGTTAAATCTTTGTCCTCCTTACCGGGTTCCAAGCTTGCAAGGCAGAGATTCACTAAAAGCATTTTAATTGCTgccaaatttttcatttaaaaaggaaatctttcttcaaaatatgttttcaataGCATTTAAGTACATGAAGTTTCTATCTCCTGAAATTTTTTCTATCATTACGTTTGCTCTGATTAGAGGGCTTTCGATAACTACAATCAGTTTCCAACCTGAGCCCTAGGTCAAAATACCAACTCTTGCAGCACCTTCCCAGAGGCCTCTAAACTCACCCTCCATGGAATTCACTGGCACGTGTAAGGGATGATTTTAATCCATGACTCTTATCTTTTCGGGGACTACAGGCTTATTCTGTGCATCAGGCTGCAGGGACTTCGGCCGGCCgtctatttcatttctatttttgcaacATCTTTGCTTACCCTGGGGCCAAGCACAAATCCTTTTCTACCTTATCACTGAGTAAAGGCTCAGTGATGAACAAAGGAACAAACAAGCCATGTTTCCCAATGATAGCTTGGTCTCTGGTAGCCAGACAAGGCCCACATGATGACTTATTGGTTGCAGCTGACCTTCTCCTGAGACATGTggtagttaaaaattttttatctgtCTCACATTTCTAAGAATCACAGTAGTAATGCACTTGTATTTGCAGCTTGAAGAAACACAAAATAGACatggattttaattttcatttgtctataaaaatcaatatttattttaggttAGTCATTCTTATatgcatatgaatatatatgcttACCaagtggaaataaagaaaaaaaactgatggaTCTTAGTCCAAAAAGTGCTActcctattttaattttatatctaaagATCAATAATATTTTCAGTGCCCTAGATACAtgatatttaaatagaaaattgaGGTCACGTCAATATGACAATATTGGTCTTTTTAAACAATAACATTTGTCATATATTAGAAAATTCTTGTCCTTTTGAAATGTAAGCTAAGACTAAGTTGGATTAAAGGGAGAATGTGAAGAAGTAGGAAAACCAGTGAGAGTTAAAGTAGTAATGGTCTAAAAGGCAGGGAAAAAGAATTTATCAACTGGGGTAGAAGGGTGGCAATGGGGAAGAAAAACGGTAAAATCTCCCCAAATATGCCAATTAATAATTACCTTTTCTGAAATTAAACTGATTTTACTTTGAAGCCCTTGGAATTCgttggtttccattttcagtaACTGGTATTGGTTTTCCACCTTTGCAAACTTCTCCGACTGCTGAAATACAAAcctgaaaaagggggaaaaaaaatcagtacttcCTAACTCAAACCCATTTAAGTTCGGATGTTAAAGCAGTATTTTATGCCCACTTCTGGTAAGGACAACATAAATTCTGGTATAGGTAGTGGCAGCTTTTATAAGAAGGGAGGAGTGAGTACGCAGTCCAGTGGTTCAATAGCTTCACTGCATATTGGAGTCGCCTGGcagctttactttttaaatttttaaaatttatttatttatatttttggctgcgttgggtcttcgttgctttgcccgggctttctctagttgcggtgagcggggtgtactctttgttgcggtgcgcaggtttctcactgccgtggcttctcttgttgtggagcacgggctctagacgcgcaggcttcagtagttgtggcacacaggctcagtagttgtggcacgcgggctctagagcgcaggctcagtagttgtggcgcacgggcttagttgttccgcggcttctgggatcttcctggatcggggcacgaacccgtgttccctacactggcaggcggattcttaaccactgcgccaccagggaaaccctcaccTGGCAGCTTTAAAAAAGTGTAATGCCTGGGTCTTACCACAGAAATTCTGACTTAATTGGTTTGGGATGTGACTTAGATATTGTAAATTTTCAAATCTCCTAGCCAAGATGACAACGGCAAGTTGACActttattgtaaaaatgacttcCACTGCAAGACAAACATTTAAAGATTCAAAACTCAACGGAGAGGTGATTGAATCAAACTCATAAATATCATTAGGCTAACTGTTGCTTATAAAACTGTCCAAAACTAAAATGGagtttttgcattttaaacaaatgtttacaATGTCagatgaaataaatttcttttgatgatggctaATGTTTATTCTATGAGATAACAGTGAATTAAGTAAGCCCAGGTTACATAATTAGTACAGACTGACTTCTCCTGTGTGTTAATATGAACTTTTAAACAAAACTTCTCGTTATTAGAAAACACTATTATCCTAATTTCAAAGAAGGATGTGTAGACAATTCTTTTCTGATTGGCTATTTCATTCTTGGCTTTTAGGGACCAGCAGacagagatgaaggagaaagacgGTCTAAAGAAATGTCTAATTTCAGGAACTAGTTTTATCATCCATTACTCCAGTGTTAACCTCATGGATTTATCCTATAGATCAGTGTgttcatttagaataaaatcattATTATAAGAGGGATTTCTTATGAAGGTTGATccacaaaaattaattacaggactttctgttttatttaatctttttaatgttATCTCCACCCTTCTcttcaaaattcaaatattaagcAAAAGCTTGAAGAAAACTGTATCATATTAGTGACCATCTCTGATGATAATTTGTAGAGTTTTTTTC contains these protein-coding regions:
- the IKBIP gene encoding inhibitor of nuclear factor kappa-B kinase-interacting protein isoform X1, whose product is MSEGKSRKRSAPKGAPAEPGKRSEDGKSLEGRGGGGGGWADPRTGLSLLSLGTCLGLAWFVFQQSEKFAKVENQYQLLKMETNEFQGLQSKISLISEKLAATESILQEATSSMSLVTQFEQEVSSLQSIMHDIQNSEEMLTQKMQSLNEKFQNVTDFWKRSLEEMNVNTDIFKSESKHIHSQVTVQINSAEQEIKLLTERLKDLEDSTLRNIRTIKRQEEEDLLRVEEQLGSDTEALEKLEEEQHALFARDEDLTNKLSSYEPKAEECKTHLPTIESAIRSVLRVSQDLIGTEKKMEDLTLQMFNMEDDMLKAVSEIMEMQKTLEGIQYDNSILKMQNELDVLKGKVHDFIVYSSTREKGTPEEYNLENKGIDSDF